A part of Treponema sp. Marseille-Q3903 genomic DNA contains:
- a CDS encoding trehalase family glycosidase, giving the protein MNKHDFPKIHFYDQDFVDIYNKTWCWVSPFWINPKTGEQDSEGLFIYPNDGQLVINQFESIVSSYFLVYSNRNFDACKNIDYFYERQEESGAIRWKYDVKTDTPILDKDNPEGIGLPLFAPAEFNLFHKSANKKRIKDVMPALQKYMKWIDDSFKQENGLYSVPISATSMINSPRENVFYPVDFNACMAINASYMSALGDILNDKDISFQYRKMYFALKTKINALMWDNDSGFYYDLDKDEKRLNLKTIAGYWTMLAEIPNADKADLLVAHLNNPKTFGTEHPFPTLSADDENFSEEGMGFCGSVMPAFNFMVIKGLEKYARYELARECAIRHLYYVLEGLMPNENKEPGDLFEAYLPNKEGKAKMNESDYARPRYLLTVGLSTIALMIENVIGLSISLPRKTVDWIIPNLEIMGIENLSLKRNLITILSNKSSRGWEIQMESEKLYYFTINILDQKKKTLPIPSGKCSMLIDKL; this is encoded by the coding sequence GTGAATAAGCACGATTTTCCAAAAATCCATTTTTATGATCAGGATTTTGTAGATATCTATAACAAAACATGGTGCTGGGTTTCACCATTTTGGATAAATCCAAAAACCGGAGAGCAGGATTCAGAGGGCTTATTTATTTATCCGAATGACGGGCAGTTGGTGATAAATCAATTTGAATCAATTGTTTCCTCTTATTTTTTGGTATATTCAAACAGAAATTTTGATGCATGCAAAAATATCGATTATTTTTACGAAAGGCAGGAAGAGTCCGGTGCAATACGCTGGAAATACGATGTAAAAACAGACACGCCTATTCTTGACAAAGATAATCCTGAAGGAATTGGACTGCCATTATTTGCCCCTGCTGAATTCAATCTTTTCCACAAGTCAGCAAACAAAAAAAGAATCAAAGACGTGATGCCTGCGCTTCAAAAATATATGAAATGGATCGACGATTCTTTTAAACAGGAAAACGGGCTTTATTCGGTTCCAATTTCCGCCACATCTATGATAAATTCGCCGCGCGAAAATGTATTTTATCCGGTTGACTTCAATGCTTGTATGGCAATCAATGCATCATATATGTCCGCATTGGGAGATATTTTGAACGATAAAGATATAAGTTTTCAGTACAGAAAAATGTATTTTGCGCTTAAAACAAAAATCAATGCTTTGATGTGGGATAATGATTCAGGGTTTTATTATGATTTAGACAAAGACGAAAAGCGCTTGAATCTAAAAACTATCGCCGGATATTGGACAATGCTCGCAGAGATTCCAAATGCAGATAAAGCCGATTTGCTTGTTGCTCATCTAAACAACCCAAAAACATTCGGAACTGAACATCCGTTCCCGACTCTCAGCGCTGATGACGAAAATTTCAGTGAAGAAGGTATGGGATTTTGTGGAAGCGTAATGCCTGCTTTTAACTTTATGGTAATCAAAGGGCTTGAAAAATACGCACGCTATGAGCTTGCTCGCGAATGTGCAATCCGTCATCTTTATTATGTACTTGAAGGACTGATGCCTAACGAAAATAAAGAGCCCGGCGATTTGTTTGAAGCTTATCTTCCAAACAAGGAGGGTAAAGCTAAAATGAATGAATCTGATTATGCACGTCCACGTTATCTGCTCACTGTAGGGCTTTCGACAATCGCATTGATGATTGAAAATGTGATAGGGCTTTCAATCAGTTTGCCGCGCAAGACTGTGGACTGGATTATTCCAAACCTCGAAATTATGGGAATTGAAAATCTTTCACTCAAACGCAACTTGATTACAATTCTCTCTAACAAGAGTTCGCGTGGCTGGGAAATTCAGATGGAAAGCGAAAAACTTTACTACTTTACCATCAACATTCTTGACCAGAAGAAAAAGACGTTGCCGATTCCAAGCGGTAAATGTTCTATGCTTATTGATAAACTTTAG